In Thermus filiformis, one DNA window encodes the following:
- a CDS encoding flavin reductase family protein encodes MEFYRPEGAIRGFYHFYPGVVTVVGVEAERVNFMPAVWNTGLSASPPLFGVSVSPKRYTHGLLQKARRFSASFHPKDQAGLIQHLGSLSGREVDKVQALGLAYFRGDTGVPILEGAYAAYELSLVAVYPLGDHDLFVGQVVGVWEDRRMLDEKNRPLFPLLYYGGGLYGEAGATFVP; translated from the coding sequence GTGGAGTTCTACCGTCCGGAAGGCGCCATAAGGGGCTTCTACCACTTCTACCCCGGGGTGGTGACCGTGGTGGGGGTGGAGGCGGAACGGGTGAACTTCATGCCCGCGGTCTGGAACACCGGCCTCTCCGCCAGCCCGCCCCTCTTCGGGGTCTCGGTGAGCCCCAAGCGGTACACCCACGGCCTTTTGCAAAAGGCCCGCCGCTTCTCCGCCTCCTTCCACCCCAAGGACCAGGCCGGCCTGATCCAGCACCTGGGCAGCCTCTCGGGCCGGGAGGTGGACAAGGTCCAGGCCCTGGGCCTCGCCTACTTCCGGGGAGATACGGGGGTGCCCATCCTGGAAGGGGCCTACGCCGCCTACGAGCTCTCCCTAGTGGCGGTCTACCCCTTGGGCGACCACGACCTCTTCGTGGGCCAGGTGGTGGGGGTCTGGGAAGACCGGCGCATGCTGGACGAGAAGAACCGCCCCCTCTTTCCCCTCCTCTACTACGGCGGGGGGCTCTACGGGGAGGCGGGGGCCACCTTCGTCCCATGA
- a CDS encoding ABC transporter permease, which translates to MELFLALFFSTLRQTTPLLLTALGGMFSERSGVVNIALEGIILFGALAAAVTVERLEALLGPAPWLPWVGVLAGMGAGGLVALVHAVVSIRYRADQIISGTAINLLALGAPSLVLSTLYGNATNSKEVQSRLPQFLDLSVLVYVAFLLVPLAWWVLFRTPWGLRLRAVGEHPMAADTLGVNVFRMRYVAVVLSGVLAGLAGAYLSIGFLNQFVRGMSAGMGFIALAAMIFGKWHPLGILFSTLLFGFASALAIQLQGTDVFPAVLVQAFPYVVTILVLAGFMGRSRPPAAVGKPYEK; encoded by the coding sequence ATGGAGCTTTTCCTCGCCCTTTTCTTCTCCACCCTGCGGCAGACCACCCCTCTTCTCCTCACCGCCTTGGGCGGGATGTTCTCGGAGAGGAGCGGGGTGGTGAACATCGCCCTCGAGGGCATCATCCTCTTCGGGGCCCTGGCGGCCGCGGTCACGGTGGAGCGCCTCGAGGCCCTCCTCGGCCCCGCACCCTGGCTTCCCTGGGTGGGGGTTCTGGCGGGGATGGGGGCGGGCGGGCTGGTGGCCCTGGTCCACGCGGTGGTTTCCATCCGCTACCGGGCCGACCAGATCATCAGCGGCACCGCCATCAACCTCCTTGCCCTGGGGGCGCCGAGCCTGGTCCTGTCCACCCTTTACGGGAACGCCACCAACTCCAAGGAGGTCCAAAGCCGCCTGCCCCAGTTTCTGGACCTCTCGGTTCTGGTCTACGTGGCCTTCCTCCTCGTCCCCCTGGCCTGGTGGGTCCTCTTCCGCACCCCTTGGGGCCTGAGGCTGCGGGCGGTGGGGGAGCACCCCATGGCCGCGGACACCCTGGGGGTGAACGTCTTCCGGATGCGGTACGTGGCGGTGGTCCTCTCCGGGGTCCTCGCGGGCCTCGCCGGGGCCTACCTCTCCATCGGCTTCCTCAACCAGTTCGTCCGGGGCATGTCCGCCGGGATGGGGTTCATCGCCCTGGCGGCCATGATCTTCGGCAAGTGGCACCCTTTGGGCATCCTCTTCTCCACCCTCCTTTTCGGCTTCGCCAGCGCCCTGGCCATCCAGCTCCAGGGGACGGACGTCTTCCCCGCCGTCTTGGTCCAGGCCTTCCCCTACGTGGTGACCATCCTGGTCCTGGCGGGCTTCATGGGCCGGAGCCGGCCCCCGGCGGCGGTGGGGAAGCCGTATGAGAAGTGA
- a CDS encoding YncE family protein, translating into MNKNAKHLVKAYRDGRLSRREFMEAAGRLGLALPLAEGLLGQARAQSASPNPSPFPQVPVVWPEVVVQLHAAGSAYIVDTRTDSLVATLPTGKGATLGSTTPDGKKVYVSNAGEGETEVVVIDLEAKRVAKRIATGNRPKHGLVSPDGRLVGVNHWGLDGGKLRHTFIRTQDDTIVRVVDLEVSGTPRGVTSMHNAWSLDSRLFFAVDRVDNRLVVIDTQDWSVRTFAVPSAPHYPVPSPDGRELWLVHEGNESVKPGVIVYDLTRPEMPVVARMELPLIGEDAVEAHHGNFSQDGRYFFVTNRGPGSKLAGREVAVFSAAEKRLVYRTTCASTGVGHVYNSPDGRYAVVTNYGNNVLSILDIEQMKVVKDLVIGSGRMGHVAFTPDGRYFYASNDKDGNLFKVDLWRMRVVKEIRTANAPGGGQVLNVWTNVFEELPRS; encoded by the coding sequence GTGAATAAAAACGCGAAGCATCTTGTAAAGGCCTACCGGGATGGGCGGCTCAGCCGGAGGGAGTTTATGGAGGCGGCGGGGCGCCTCGGCCTCGCCCTGCCCCTGGCCGAGGGGCTTTTGGGGCAGGCCCGCGCCCAGAGCGCCTCTCCCAACCCCTCTCCCTTCCCCCAGGTGCCTGTGGTCTGGCCCGAGGTGGTGGTCCAGCTTCACGCGGCCGGCTCCGCCTACATCGTGGACACCCGGACGGACAGCCTGGTAGCCACCTTGCCCACCGGAAAAGGGGCCACCCTGGGGTCCACCACCCCGGACGGGAAGAAGGTGTACGTGAGCAACGCGGGCGAAGGGGAAACGGAGGTGGTGGTCATAGACCTGGAGGCCAAAAGGGTGGCCAAGCGGATAGCCACCGGAAACCGTCCCAAACACGGCCTGGTAAGCCCGGACGGTAGGCTGGTCGGGGTCAACCACTGGGGGCTGGACGGGGGCAAGCTCCGGCACACCTTCATCCGCACCCAGGACGACACCATCGTCCGGGTGGTGGACCTGGAGGTCTCCGGGACCCCCAGGGGCGTCACCTCCATGCACAACGCCTGGAGCCTGGACTCCCGCCTCTTCTTCGCCGTGGATCGGGTGGACAACCGGCTGGTGGTCATAGACACCCAGGACTGGAGCGTGCGGACCTTTGCCGTGCCCAGCGCGCCCCACTACCCCGTCCCGAGCCCGGACGGCCGCGAGCTCTGGCTGGTGCACGAAGGAAACGAGTCGGTAAAACCCGGGGTGATCGTCTACGACCTGACCCGGCCCGAGATGCCCGTCGTGGCCCGAATGGAACTGCCCTTAATCGGCGAAGACGCGGTGGAGGCCCACCACGGCAACTTCTCCCAGGACGGCCGCTACTTCTTCGTCACCAACCGGGGCCCGGGCAGCAAGCTCGCGGGGCGGGAGGTGGCGGTCTTCTCGGCCGCCGAGAAGCGGCTCGTCTACCGCACCACCTGCGCCAGCACAGGGGTGGGTCACGTGTACAACTCCCCTGACGGGCGCTACGCCGTGGTCACCAACTACGGCAACAACGTCCTCTCCATCCTGGACATAGAGCAGATGAAGGTGGTCAAGGACCTGGTCATTGGCTCTGGGCGCATGGGGCATGTGGCCTTCACGCCGGACGGCCGCTACTTCTACGCGTCCAACGATAAGGACGGAAACCTCTTCAAGGTGGACCTCTGGAGGATGAGGGTGGTGAAGGAGATCCGCACGGCCAACGCCCCAGGGGGTGGCCAGGTTCTGAACGTCTGGACCAACGTCTTTGAGGAGCTTCCCCGCTCCTGA